The Myxosarcina sp. GI1 genome contains the following window.
ATGGTTTGATAGTTGTTTCTCTTCAAACCCTGGCGGTCTATTTCGCCTGTCAGTAAAACTATATCGCTAACAAAAGCGTCTATATCGCCATTTTTGACGGCTTGAATTCCTTTGCTTCTGCCATCATTACTTTCATAAGTAAATATTTCTGCATCGGGATAATTTCGTTCTACAAACTTTTGGGTAGTAGTCCCTTGTAAAACACCAAGCTTAATACCCTCAAGCGGATTTTCAAGATCGAGTTTAGTTGCGTTATTGCCATTGACTAAAAAACGGGTTCCACTACTAAAGAAAGGATCGGAGAAAACTACTTCTTTATTGTTAACTATAGAATTAGGACCGCATTCTAAATGAACTGTCTCTTGTTTTACCAGTTCAAATCTATTGGCTAAAGAAGATGGTACTTTAATTACTTTGATGGGTTTAGCTGTGTTCAGTTCTTGGCTCAGGCGATCGCCAAAGGCAGTAGCTAAATCGGCACAATAACCAGCCCAGCGATCGCGCTCGATATAGCCAAAAGGAGCAGCGTCAGTTCTCATAGCAACTTTAAGCATGCCCGTTCGGGCAATTTCTGCTAAAACGTCGCGATTTTGTAAAGGTTCTACCGTTGCTAAAGGTTGAGGTATGGGTGATGTTGGAGGAGTTTTACCGTAGGCAGATGCTATTTGTTCTGGAGTTAGAGATTGAATCAAATACAGTGGCAACTCTCGATTACTAATTTTCTTAGCATATGCGGCGGTAAGATAAGATCGAGCTTGGAAAACTTGGCGAACATGAGCTTCAAAAAAAGCCAGACTTAAAGCCTTGAGATACTTTCTACCTAAATCGGGACGAAAACCTTTCAAAAAATCGTTAATTCCTGCAATATTTTCTTCGTTAATAGTAGAAAAATGACTGCCATTGACTATAGTTGCCAAATATTTATCGGCAGTTGTCAACCATAAAAAAGGATGTGCCTGTTCTTCAACAAATGGCGAGACAAAATCTTTCGTTCCGCCTATAAACAAAGTGGGAATATTGATGCGTTGAATACTTTCTGGTCCCAATACCGAGCTAGTTACGGGATTGAGAGCGATCGCGGCTTTTATTCGAGAATCTTGTAAATTGTAGTTTCCTGGCGGTAAATTACTGGCGCGACACTGCAAGAATAGAGAAATATTAAGAGTAAAACGTTCCTGCTGACAAATCTTGTGTAGTCTAGCTAAATTAAGCGGTGCGCCAGCCGTTAGTAGAGCAGTAGTGCCACCGAAAGAATGTCCGATAATTCCAATTTGCTGCCAGTCGATCCGTCGTTGGAAGTCGGCAGATTGTTCCAGTTTATTCAGTAGATGAGTTATATCTCGCGGACGACTATAAAATTCAATGGGACTAATATCTACCCCTACTTCACCTTGTAAGTATGCTTCTTTATACTTGCCGCTACTACCGCTGTGTTCGGGAATGACAACTATATAACCGTAAGATGCTAAATGTTTGGCTAGATAGGCAAAATCAGAACGCTCGGAACCCAAACCGTGAGCTATAATCGCTAAGGGTGCAGCCTGCTTTAATCCTATTGGTAGATAAATATCTGCATTTAGATCGTAAGCACCAGCAAAACCAGTAGCAGTTTGACGCAGATCGTCAACCGAAAAATTTATTTCGCGCTGCCTGACTTGGTATTTTCCTGGCTGAAGTAAATCTGGTAAATTGTTGAAATTTAGCTTTTTTTGAGATGTTATTTCCGTTTTTGCCTGTTTGGCGATCGCTTTTAAAATTGCATCTTTGTACTGAAAAAAGTTTTCTGTTTCTTTGATTAGAGAAAAAATTATCTCAGTGTTTAGCTGCATTTCTTCTGTGGGAAAATGCCGTAAAAAATTAATTGTTGTCAAGCCTTCAGGTTCTGAAGCAGCTAAGATTAAAGCAGAGCGAATGGCAAAAATACCGTTTTCCTGGGGATGAGTATAAATTATGCTTCCCAACCGTCTGAGAAAGTCTTCACCCATAGGCATATTAGTTAATCGATAAACAGTTACAGGATCGACAGCAAAATTTGTTTGCAAAATTTGGCGTAACCGCCGAACGGTTTTGCGATCTAAACGGTCGGTATAATAAGCAAACTCTGGTGTAATCGTTCCTTTTCGGGCAAAAACTGCCAGATCGTCTATTGAAACCTGAAATTCTCCTAAAATAGACAGGGAAAAAGTAATTTTATTAGCTGCGCTTACCGATTGAGGTTTAAATATAGCAATCCCGTAGCTAGCCAGGGCGATCGCTAATACTAGTTTGAATATTTTCATCGTTGGTAGTTTTAATCGAGAGCGAACAAAAGCTAATTACTAGTAAGTAGATGACTTTACAAGGAACGTCCCCTACTCGCTACCCGATAAATTGTCTCGTTCGCCAAGAGGTGCGCCGTAGTTGACCCACTGCGGTCTACCAATTACAATATCGTGTTTTTCAAAAGCTCGACGAACTCGCAGACGATACTCTCGACCAACCAGCCACTGTTGCAGAGGCACAGTCTTAAACCAAACTCTAACTTTCATTCCTGTATGAGACAGGCTTTCTATACCCAAAATTTCGGGAGATTCGAGAATTTTATCTTGCCATTCGGGATTTTGGTACATTTCTCGCGCTATTGCTTCTAGAATTTTTAAAACTAGATCGGGATCGTTTTCGTATGCCACTTCGATAGTAAAATCAACTCGCGACCAAAGACGGGTTAAATTTCTCACTTCAGCGATCGCACTATTGGGAATTGTAATTAGCTGTCCTTCAGAATTACGCAGTTGGGTTAAACGAAGATTAAATTCTTCGACAAAACCATCCATGCCATTAATAATAA
Protein-coding sequences here:
- a CDS encoding alpha/beta hydrolase, yielding MKIFKLVLAIALASYGIAIFKPQSVSAANKITFSLSILGEFQVSIDDLAVFARKGTITPEFAYYTDRLDRKTVRRLRQILQTNFAVDPVTVYRLTNMPMGEDFLRRLGSIIYTHPQENGIFAIRSALILAASEPEGLTTINFLRHFPTEEMQLNTEIIFSLIKETENFFQYKDAILKAIAKQAKTEITSQKKLNFNNLPDLLQPGKYQVRQREINFSVDDLRQTATGFAGAYDLNADIYLPIGLKQAAPLAIIAHGLGSERSDFAYLAKHLASYGYIVVIPEHSGSSGKYKEAYLQGEVGVDISPIEFYSRPRDITHLLNKLEQSADFQRRIDWQQIGIIGHSFGGTTALLTAGAPLNLARLHKICQQERFTLNISLFLQCRASNLPPGNYNLQDSRIKAAIALNPVTSSVLGPESIQRINIPTLFIGGTKDFVSPFVEEQAHPFLWLTTADKYLATIVNGSHFSTINEENIAGINDFLKGFRPDLGRKYLKALSLAFFEAHVRQVFQARSYLTAAYAKKISNRELPLYLIQSLTPEQIASAYGKTPPTSPIPQPLATVEPLQNRDVLAEIARTGMLKVAMRTDAAPFGYIERDRWAGYCADLATAFGDRLSQELNTAKPIKVIKVPSSLANRFELVKQETVHLECGPNSIVNNKEVVFSDPFFSSGTRFLVNGNNATKLDLENPLEGIKLGVLQGTTTQKFVERNYPDAEIFTYESNDGRSKGIQAVKNGDIDAFVSDIVLLTGEIDRQGLKRNNYQTIPEYPLTCEYYGLILPAGDERWRYWVNTFIRDRATKEQVFDRWLGDYYNRAIADLDYCQNRR